The following are encoded together in the Rana temporaria chromosome 12, aRanTem1.1, whole genome shotgun sequence genome:
- the MYADML2 gene encoding myeloid-associated differentiation marker-like protein 2, whose protein sequence is MEHSGGAYLNVQAVWSKVGLVRMLQLLLGCTTFSLVLHRAGFSAAYGAFCVFVWCFCFAITTLIVICDFTRLQSCLRNLSWGNFTAAFAMLASLMTLTACVIYPLYFVTLNCSSSDCGTRNHRLAVSICAGLLFLVYAVEVYLTRAKPGMHCSYMATAAGLLKVVQAFVACVIFGALATESQYKRYVATQWCVAVYSFCFAMTVVVIVLNITGRAVTVRCPFERVVVIYTVVAILMYLSASVIWPVFCFDTKYGSPTRPARCYWGRCPWDSQLVVTIFTHINLALYIADLVYTQRLRFVAQR, encoded by the coding sequence ATGGAGCATTCTGGAGGGGCTTATCTAAATGTCCAGGCCGTGTGGTCCAAAGTCGGGCTTGTCCGCATGCTCCAACTATTACTCGGATGTACCACCTTCAGCCTGGTCCTCCACCGAGCCGGGTTCAGCGCAGCCTATGGAGCCTTCTGCGTCTTCGTATGGTGCTTCTGTTTTGCGATCACCACCCTCATCGTCATCTGCGACTTCACAAGGCTGCAGTCCTGCCTCCGCAACCTCTCCTGGGGGAACTTCACCGCGGCCTTCGCCATGTTGGCTTCTCTCATGACCCTCACGGCCTGCGTCATCTACCCGCTCTACTTCGTCACCCTAAACTGTTCGTCGTCCGACTGCGGCACCAGGAACCACCGACTGGCGGTCAGCATCTGCGCGGGACTTTTGTTCCTGGTCTACGCCGTGGAGGTGTATTTGACTCGCGCCAAGCCCGGAATGCACTGCAGCTACATGGCCACGGCGGCGGGGCTTCTGAAGGTGGTCCAGGCCTTCGTGGCGTGCGTGATCTTCGGAGCTCTGGCTACGGAAAGCCAATACAAGAGGTATGTGGCCACTCAGTGGTGCGTGGCCGTGTACAGTTTCTGCTTTGCGATGACCGTGGTGGTGATCGTTCTCAACATCACCGGGCGGGCGGTGACGGTACGCTGCCCCTTTGAACGCGTCGTGGTGATCTATACGGTGGTGGCGATACTGATGTacctgagtgcttccgtcatatggCCCGTGTTCTGCTTCGATACAAAGTACGGGTCGCCAACCAGACCGGCCAGATGTTACTGGGGGCGCTGCCCGTGGGACAGCCAACTAGTGGTCACCATCTTCACCCATATCAACCTGGCATTGTACATAGCGGACTTGGTGTACACACAGAGACTGCGATTTGTGGCTCAGCGCTAA